Below is a window of Neodiprion virginianus isolate iyNeoVirg1 chromosome 4, iyNeoVirg1.1, whole genome shotgun sequence DNA.
CGTCCCTACCCCGTCAAGGTCCTCGTGCCGCAACCCTACCCCGTAGAGAAGCACGTACCCTACCCCGTCAAGGTTCCCGTTCCACAGCCCTACCCCGTTGAGAAGCAGGTACCCTACCCGGTCAAGGTTCCAGTCCACGTGCCGCAGCCCTACCCCGTAGAGAAGCTCGTTCCGTACCCCGTGAAAGTTCACGTTGACAGGCCCTACCCCGTCCACGTCGCGAAGCCGTACCCGGTTACGGTGGAGAAGCCGGTTCCCTACCCAGTTGAGAAGCCAGTTCCGTACCCAGTCAAGGTACCGGTTGACAGACCGTATCCCGTCCATGTGCCCAAGCCCGTGCCCTACGAAGTCAAGGTCCCGGTGCCCCAGCCCTACGCCGTTGTGAAGAAAGTTCCGTACCCCGTCGAGAAGCCGGTTCCGTACCCAGTCAGCGTTCCGGTAGACAGACCGTACCCCGTTCACGTCGAGAAGCACGTCCCGTACCCCGTTGAGAAGCCTGTTCCATACCCGGTTAAGGTTCCGGTTGCGGTACCAGTCCACTACGGTTCTCATCACGAGGGTATCCAGTCTTATGGAAGCGGTGTCGTCAGCAGCATAGGTGAGGGAGGATTTTCCGGTTACGCTTCCGGACACGGTTTGAACGTCGAGGACTCATACAGCAGCGGATTTTCCCATCATCATTAGACAGACGGAGTCACGATACGAGGGGTTGATTTGACGACGAGTTGCAAGCCACCAGAAACGGATCGAAAGCTAGGATCGAGATTTTGGACTCGATGGATGCACAGCAACTCGGGGTCTTGCCGACTTTGGGCAAGACCTCGGAGTCATGTTTTCTATGGTATTGTTCAAGGCTTGTTAAATTGTCAGAACAGCGGTGGAGTCCAAGACCCGTTAATCGACCCCCGAACAATCGTCTGCTATATGCATGTTGTacagtgaaatatttttataccttaaatgaaataaagtggtttttttttatagaaaaatgaaaacaactCGTTTTCCTTCGTACCTAGTCTACCATCCCACACTCTCTTAAGATCTAAGCTTCTCGCACTACATGGTCAACAGCTGTGGAAAGACCAGACATTTTCCGCGGAAAATGTGCTGGTAGTATTCCAATCCAGTTTTCAGGAATGAGCCTTACGGTTACCTCATCACTTCCGTAGGCGTAATGCGAGGAATGGACTACAGGACCTCTTCAACCGGGGCAATGGAAAGTAATCGTACACGTATTTCAACGCTCCGTTACACCGGTTAATTCAAAGTATTGCAATATCCACGgcttataatatatgtaaaagAGTAATACGTATGTGTGCATCCATCGAGCTGTCGTCATGACGGTTTCGGACCGGCGACTGGACGCCGCACACGCACCGTGACTTGCGTCGACGACTCCCAGTTTTATCCGGTATTGCGTAAGTCCAGTCATTAACGCATGCGGCTATCTGTGGCTGAAAGTAAGAgtacccccctcccccttccgCTCcgccctcttcttcttccttcgcTGAACACAGGGCCGATGCCTCGGGCCCAGGAAATGATCTCTCCTTCCACAGACAATGCCCCTCTCACTCAGTCGATGATCGCCTTGCCCCAAAGAAGTGAGAGACCGGATCGGGTACCAATTGCGTGATCGTTGGGGGcttgttgtatttttattttaccatctgttctcttttttttcgtcatttttcttcttaacTCACTGCCGTCAGTGATAATCAGACGTCGTCTTCGACTTTGGAACATGCTTCATCGCTCGATCTTGATCAATGGGAAACGAGAATGTGTGTATTTAGAGAATTCGGCCTTTCCGCCTTTCGCGAATTGATCAATAGCTCTAAAGATTCTTCATTCAGTGTTGAGACGTTTTTGCTTTACGCTCATCTCGCTTCTTACTGATCTTCTAATTTAATACTGTCCTAGAATATAGTTCCAGTCGATTTAGCGacttgaaaacaaattaaGGCAAGGCACACGATTCATTAATCATTTATGGTAATTCGACCAGCGGCTGAGTGCTGATGGTTTTTGCCAGTGGCTCAACAGAAAAAATCGTTGACATCCCACACAAGTAAACAAGCTCATCCATAAACATGAAATCAATTCTAAAAAACGTAGACCACCAAGGTGTCtcaatttgacaattttttgcaaCCACGAAACAGGATCCATGCTACGAAtctataaatttgaatttttatgtaaaCCACAAACTACTTcgacagtttttttcttcctaaaTATTAAAAGTTGGCCCTCGGTGATGTGATTCTTGATGCTCTGATGCGATTCGAGTCAACGTAGAGCAGTCAGAAGGACAGTTTACACTATTAGCTGCAATTAGTATTACATCTGGTCTGCAGCAACTGCTTGCTGCGTGCAGAGCCACCACATCCGGTCAAAGCTGCATCGAACTGCGTAGAGGATATTTCAGCGGTAAGAGACTCGTTGGTAAAAGCGCTGCTTTCTAGTCTAGTTATCGTACACACAGAGTTGGAAATTTGCAACCAACGTCAAGTTACCATCTGAAAACCACGATCCGCTACGGCTAGTGGAGAACGTGCAGCATGTAATTGTCTTCCCATGATTATCATCTGCAATTTTCATGCCAAACGTGTCGCACTTTACTTTTTAACCTCAGATTTGCATCATATGCTGAATAATTGTTATGCAAGTTAACCGGTCCAAGGCTCGTTTCCATAAACGTACAGGACAAAGAAATATTAATGTAAATGAACGTTGCAGGTTACTGCACGCATATTTTCAAGAAAGTGAAAATCCCTCGTGCCTAATAGGGACTCACTGTTCTCCGCGAGACGgaattttcacaaataaatGAACTGTTGCGATATTGCGCGAATTCATGGAACGTGACACCATGGAATATAAATGGGATTGATGAGTCTGTTCGACCTAGAAAGTCAATTGTCAGCTACTGAAAATCGAAGGGGGTAGCTTGTCCGATAAAAGAATACGTCGTGTCTGTGTGGTTCTTTGTTTGCTAATAAGCGTTTATGAAACCGTCGAAAGGAAACAATGGTTCAAGTAACAATTGCGGTTCTCACGGGATGACTGATACATGAGAATTCAATTAAACGGACAAATGAGAAATGAAACTTGCAAGAATCGCGTGTCGACTTCTCCATCACGAGTTACGGATAACGtgttatttgttttcaacCATCTGCCAATTATTTTCCGCTGGACAATTAAATTTtggtatggaaaaaaaagggtTCAGCGTTAGAAATAAGTAGATAAGTAGAACTTATTATCATTGACTTGATAGTAGGGTAAATTAGAATCACGGTAATCACTGAATGTGGCTGGCTCAGAGCGAATTCAACACATCAAGACAGTGATCAAGGGACGGGATAGATCCGCTAATTGACATGCGTTTCAGGGCAATTAAACCGGTGCTCGTAAACCGTGAGCAGATGCATCGAAAATCGAGAGTGAAGCCCTGCAACCAAGGAGAGATCGCGTGCGAATCGTGAAATCAAGTGTCCGTTAAACACGGTCTTCCTATTACGGGGAAAAGGAGCTGACCGATATAGCTTAGCGATTTCTACCTTGCACCCGCCTATTGACCGAAATTCGGAATGGTGGAAGTCCTGGATTCTCCAGGATTCTACTCGGGAATTTTCGAGTATTGGATCCACTGTATATATTTTGGACTCGCATCTTAACTGACGGACTGACATCAGGAGAAAAACGTCGTTGTAGTCTGAGGAATTTCACTCTCGTGAGAATTACTAGTGCAGCGGGAAAgttgtaaatatattgtacattaaGTTAAACGATTCACACCTCGATTCGCTCTTCTAATCCCGTATAAAAAGTCCATTCTCAGTTGCAGCAGCCGTCAGTTAAACTGCGATTCATCTCACGCGAAGAACCTCAGCTTGCTATTAATCTCATCGACATGTCGAAGAAGGTATCGGCTTCATCGGTTTTGTGGTTAACTGTGTCCCCTCAATTTAAAAACCTTGATTCTTGGATTTAACCTCCATCAATCGACTTTTAGCAGCATGGAGTTTCATGGATTGTAACCGCTATACTGCTGGCAGTTCAGTCCGGGGGATTCCGGGTTTATTCATGGGGCGAAAAGGCGGATCAAACACCAATGGGTTTGGGCTACGGGGTGATACATTTTAGCATATCAGAGGACATGAACGATCTCGGAAAAGGGGGAATAATTGGAACAGATCGCATAGGCCATGGAGCAGGTAAGATTCTGACCACCATTCGCCGTTCCACTTTTCACACCAGCAGAGTTTTAACGATTCCAAAAACTTTTCGCTCTCTTGGGATGAGATCGGTCTTGGAATGCATGTAACCGACAGTGAAATTATGCTGACTCGAATCATTCCAGTTTCGTGACATTGAAACATTGCCGAAATCACGTTACTTCATCATCCGCACTCTTAATGTTTCCAGACGAAGTCAGCAGCGCCAGACACGTAGAAGAGGATCACGGACGCGGTAATTTCAAGGGTCGATTGCTGGGCCAGCACGTCCACGAAGACAACTACCGCGTAATAACGATCACAAAAAAGGTGGCCGTGCCGTATCCCGTGGAAAAAACCGTCCACTATCCAGTGATAAAGAAGATATTATACCCAGTCCGAGTACCAGTCGCGCAGCCTTACGCCGTTGAGAAGGAGGTGCCGTATCCGGTAAAGGTATATGTCAAGGTCCCCGTTAAAATACCGAAGCCGGTGCCGATAGTCAAGGAGATACCGTACCCCGTCAAGGTGCCGGTAGACCGGCCGGTTCCCCTGAAGATTTATGTGCCCCAGCCTTACCCGGTAGAGAAGAAGATACGCTACGATGTCGAGGTCCCGGTACCGCAGCCTATTCCTATCGAGAAGAACATCCCGGTTCCGGTAAAGGTTCAGGAGCATTACGCGCAGCCCTATCCGGTCGAAAAGGTCGTTCGCTACCCGGTCGAAGTCAAGGTGGATAAACCGGTGCCGGTACACATCCAGAAGCCCTACCCTGTTCCAGTCCAAAGGCCGGTTCCCTATTCCATGGAAAAGCATGTTCCATATCCGGTGAAGGCCCTGGTTGAACAGCCGGTTTCGGTACTAGACGAGAAGCCACTTCTGGTGGATGAGACCATGGCTCACTGGGTTACTAACGCCTCGGATGCGCCGGTCAGAGATCAAGATAATCGATAGCTCGATCATGGGGTCGCAAATTCGGTCGAGTGATCGGACAAAGGCGTTGGCATTGGGAGGCAATGATCGTTAGCTCGTTAAGTGATCGGGTGGAGCTGCTTGTTGGAATAGAAATGGGGATTCAGGAGCGAGGCATGGCATATGGCATGGCTGACTCATGGTTGGAATCACGAGTTTAAATTCGGCGTAAAATGTTGCACTGATCATCTTCATTTCAATGTAGTAGTACATTGGGTCGACCGATCGCCtcgttgttatttattttattatcgtgttaataaattatacttgcaTCACTGCGCAACGATGTATCTAAAATGGCAAGCGTTGCTGTAGATTACTCCCGATcctatttgtaatatttctgAGAAGTTAGAATTATTCACGACAAAGTTATTTTTAGAGCTTAAAAGtatagaaaaagaagaagagtaaTAGCGATGGTAACAATATGACATATAAAGATCTTGATAGCTGACTAATTCTTTTTGTACGTTATAGTACTTGGCACTAAATGTCAACCAGtttgattttcgaataaattcaGAATGAACAGAGATCGAGTGAACGAGATGCCGAGATTCACGCGCTGAATGATGAAACAgtttcatgaattattgaataattgtaaaactgaaatgaaaaaacgagaGTGTCATACTTCATTCCTCGAAATAAACTGCATCAAGATTGTTGGCAAAAAATGAAGCATAAATTATCGAAACTCGTAGTGAGGAGAAGAAACTCATCTCGCAATATATCTCAAAACAGGCATTTAACGAGTGAGGTTTCTTACGCAACCAAGGGTGTGGGCTTTATAAAAAACCTGAATTATTCCTCCACTTTATTTATACGAGCGAATCTTTGATGGCAACGAGTTGACAAACAACGTTATTAAGCACCTGCGATGAGAACATCAAACGGCAGTATTAAACCCGGATTTTGTTATCTGACGACTAATTGGCACCCTATTCATAAAACGCCCGGTTGGTTTTTTCGCCAGCtgaactatttttatttcctccgAAGAGGATTATCTCGAAATTTCAGGCATCCAATATGAAATTCATAGTTACGCAACGTTATTTAaggaaatataaaattttatggaCTTGTACATGGACTCTATCGACCTTCGACGAACCATCGTCTCACTGAATCAGGTTCGAATAAACGATCCAGCCTCGATAAGATCTGGCTTCTCAACCGCCGCTTGCCCTTTCCGAATTACGAATAAGACACAAATAAGTGCGGCCTTTAATCACCGTTCGAACTCTTTGAAGCCCGCGGAGCTTGATGATGAACACCTTGGTTTCGCAAAAGTCAACCATGTCGTTCGTTCTACTGCAAGATTCTGTGCCCAACGAATCTGCAGTCCGaacgaaaaatgtgaaaaagcCAAAGTTTAAGATGCAAGAACAGAGGTCTGAAAGCTGTGGctgaaatcgattaattctTAAGCTGCACACCTGTGTATTACACTAGTGTCACACCGGGGTCTTTGCGTAGAAACTAAAATATTGATTTACATAACTTGGAAATCATTTTGGGATACTCTTTAACTATGATATTTCAAGGCAAATTAATTATCTTTGGGAAAGTAAAA
It encodes the following:
- the LOC124302541 gene encoding proline-rich protein 4-like, translated to MSKKQHGVSWIVTAILLAVQSGGFRVYSWGEKADQTPMGLGYGVIHFSISEDMNDLGKGGIIGTDRIGHGADEVSSARHVEEDHGRGNFKGRLLGQHVHEDNYRVITITKKVAVPYPVEKTVHYPVIKKILYPVRVPVAQPYAVEKEVPYPVKVYVKVPVKIPKPVPIVKEIPYPVKVPVDRPVPLKIYVPQPYPVEKKIRYDVEVPVPQPIPIEKNIPVPVKVQEHYAQPYPVEKVVRYPVEVKVDKPVPVHIQKPYPVPVQRPVPYSMEKHVPYPVKALVEQPVSVLDEKPLLVDETMAHWVTNASDAPVRDQDNR
- the LOC124302532 gene encoding proline-rich protein 4-like; its protein translation is MKSLLLLALLALAVAANAKEESAAATVAASEGSKSAESPKKQDKRGINHAYGYGSGGYGGYGDYGSYGSYGSYGGYGGYSGLEIGGGHGGLSYGGSSLGGLNTYSLDNYGGHGGYGSYAGYGGYLGGGYGSDGAHENVKTVTVVKKVAVPYPVERQVPYPVEKQVPYPVKVPVPQPYPVEKQVPYPVKVLVKVPVHVPHPYPVEKKVPYPVHVPVDRPYPVKVLVPQPYPVEKHVPYPVKVPVPQPYPVEKQVPYPVKVPVHVPQPYPVEKLVPYPVKVHVDRPYPVHVAKPYPVTVEKPVPYPVEKPVPYPVKVPVDRPYPVHVPKPVPYEVKVPVPQPYAVVKKVPYPVEKPVPYPVSVPVDRPYPVHVEKHVPYPVEKPVPYPVKVPVAVPVHYGSHHEGIQSYGSGVVSSIGEGGFSGYASGHGLNVEDSYSSGFSHHH